A single Mercenaria mercenaria strain notata chromosome 9, MADL_Memer_1, whole genome shotgun sequence DNA region contains:
- the LOC123547790 gene encoding perlucin-like, whose amino-acid sequence MDRSLPSFISILLFTFTNNLVAAQCPDGFVNHGNSCYHFSHDTETWLDALDACEKLYSAYLAEIEGPDENNFLTNEVNLLRSDFWIGANDMQVEGEWKWFTSKTDVKYSAWSPGNPSNSYDDENCMEFHDGDGTGPLKPLWNDKTCHVFQRYICEKAKEDSEIVG is encoded by the exons ATGGATAGGTCACTACCGAGTTTCATTTCCATTCTATTATTTACCTTTACAAATAACTTAG TTGCTGCTCAGTGCCCGGATGGATTTGTGAACCACGGAAACTCGTGTTATCATTTTAGTCATGACACTGAAACTTGGCTTGATGCTcta GATGCATGTGAAAAGCTTTACAGTGCTTACCTTGCTGAAATAGAAGGACCAGATGAAAATAATTTCCTGACCAACGAGGTCAATCTTCTCAGAT ctGATTTTTGGATTGGTGCCAATGACATGCAGGTAGAAGGGGAGTGGAAATGGTTCACGTCAAAAACTGACGTAAAATACAGCGCATGGTCACCCGGAAACCCGAGTAACAGTTATGATGATGAGAATTGTATGGAATTCCATGATGGGGACGGGACAGGGCCGCTAAAACCCCTTTGGAATGATAAGACATGTCACGTGTTCCAAAGATACATTTGTGAGAAGGCAAA ggaggACAGCGAAATTGTCGGATGA